A window of Natrinema versiforme contains these coding sequences:
- a CDS encoding isopentenyl phosphate kinase: MIVLKLGGSVITEKGRPETLDSAALERAADAVAAAIDAGLEDLVIVHGGGSFGHHNASEHGVSTTDGTHDASAALDIHGAMKTLNQFVLGRLLERDVDAVPVHPFSAAHRDRAGDLDLPTGQVETMLGEGFVPVLHGDVIAHAGAGATVISGDELVAALARDLGADRVGLCSTVPGVLDGDDAVIGRIGDFETVADVLGASDATDVTGGMAGKVRTLLELEAAASIFGLEALASFLEGENPGTTID; encoded by the coding sequence ATGATCGTCCTGAAACTCGGCGGCAGCGTCATCACCGAAAAGGGCCGCCCGGAGACCCTCGACAGCGCAGCCCTCGAGCGAGCGGCCGACGCGGTCGCCGCGGCGATAGACGCCGGCCTCGAGGACCTCGTGATCGTCCACGGCGGCGGGAGCTTCGGCCACCACAACGCCAGCGAGCACGGCGTTAGCACGACTGACGGAACCCACGATGCGAGCGCGGCCCTCGACATCCACGGCGCGATGAAGACGTTGAACCAGTTCGTCTTGGGCCGCCTGCTCGAGCGCGACGTGGACGCGGTGCCGGTCCATCCGTTCTCGGCGGCCCACCGCGACCGGGCGGGGGACCTCGACCTCCCGACGGGGCAGGTCGAAACGATGCTCGGCGAGGGGTTCGTCCCGGTCCTCCACGGCGACGTGATCGCCCACGCCGGCGCGGGCGCGACGGTGATCAGCGGCGACGAACTGGTCGCGGCCCTCGCTCGCGACCTCGGGGCCGACCGGGTCGGCCTCTGCTCGACCGTTCCCGGCGTGTTGGACGGCGACGACGCGGTTATCGGCCGGATCGGCGACTTCGAGACCGTCGCCGACGTCCTCGGGGCCAGCGACGCGACGGACGTGACCGGCGGGATGGCCGGCAAGGTGCGGACGCTGCTCGAGCTCGAGGCCGCGGCGTCGATCTTCGGGCTCGAGGCGCTCGCCTCGTTCCTCGAGGGCGAGAATCCGGGGACGACGATCGACTGA
- a CDS encoding TrkH family potassium uptake protein, translating to MRLRTDWRASLALVGTVLKYLSVPLVIPLVVALIYGEPVFPFVATIALTIAVGYGLERLSPGPDLQVREAMLFVAISWLAVAIVGAVPYVLAGWGTESTLAHPVNALFESMSGFTTTGATVLGEISLERHSHAVMMWRQLTQWLGGMGIIVLMVAILPEIAVSGAQLVESEAPGPELQKLTPRIAETARILWLVYFAFTIVYMAILYGLHLAGMAPEMNLYNAVAHGFTTLPTGGFSPEADSVAAFSAIVQWTAIPFMIIAGTNFALFWHVFSGEGHRFVRNSEFRAYIGAIGALTVLLAGILYTGAAPALGDLGGVTDGVLENSLRQSAFQIASLLTSTGYATSDFVDWSSTGKIVLLFAMLVGGCAGSTGGGVKVVRWLIVFKVLRRELFTASHPEVVRPIRLAGNVVDEDAIRGVLGFTFMYLLIFAIATLLIALDASRVAAIDNITPLEAFSASLATIGNIGPGFGFLGPFGSYLDFPIPSKLLMIFLMWIGRLEIIPVLVMFTGGFWTR from the coding sequence ATGCGGCTCCGTACTGATTGGCGCGCCAGTCTGGCGCTCGTCGGAACCGTCCTCAAGTATCTCTCCGTCCCGCTGGTGATTCCGCTCGTCGTGGCGCTCATCTACGGCGAGCCCGTGTTCCCGTTCGTCGCGACGATCGCGCTGACGATCGCGGTCGGCTACGGCCTCGAGCGACTCAGCCCCGGGCCGGACCTGCAGGTCCGCGAGGCGATGTTGTTCGTGGCGATTTCGTGGCTGGCCGTCGCGATCGTCGGCGCGGTGCCCTACGTGCTCGCGGGCTGGGGGACCGAATCGACGCTCGCCCATCCCGTCAACGCCCTGTTCGAGTCGATGTCCGGGTTCACGACGACCGGGGCGACGGTGCTCGGCGAGATCTCGCTCGAGCGCCACTCCCACGCCGTGATGATGTGGCGACAGCTCACCCAGTGGCTCGGCGGGATGGGGATCATCGTATTGATGGTCGCGATCCTGCCGGAGATCGCCGTCAGCGGCGCACAGCTCGTCGAGTCGGAAGCGCCGGGGCCGGAGCTACAGAAGCTCACGCCGCGAATCGCCGAAACCGCGCGGATCCTCTGGCTCGTCTACTTCGCCTTTACCATCGTTTACATGGCCATTCTCTACGGGCTCCACCTGGCGGGGATGGCACCCGAAATGAACCTCTACAACGCCGTCGCCCACGGCTTTACGACGCTCCCGACGGGCGGGTTCTCACCGGAGGCCGACAGCGTCGCGGCGTTCTCCGCGATCGTGCAGTGGACCGCGATCCCGTTCATGATCATCGCGGGGACGAACTTCGCCCTGTTCTGGCACGTCTTCAGCGGGGAAGGTCACCGCTTCGTCCGCAACTCGGAGTTTCGCGCCTATATCGGCGCGATCGGTGCGCTGACCGTTCTCCTCGCAGGAATCCTCTATACCGGTGCCGCGCCGGCGCTCGGCGACCTCGGCGGCGTGACCGATGGGGTCCTCGAGAACTCGCTGCGACAGAGCGCCTTCCAGATCGCGTCGCTGCTGACCTCGACCGGCTACGCGACGAGCGACTTCGTCGACTGGAGTTCGACGGGCAAGATCGTCCTCCTCTTTGCCATGCTCGTCGGCGGCTGTGCCGGCTCGACCGGCGGCGGCGTCAAGGTCGTCCGGTGGCTGATCGTCTTCAAGGTGCTCCGCCGGGAGCTGTTTACCGCCTCCCATCCCGAGGTCGTCCGCCCGATTCGGCTCGCCGGCAACGTCGTCGACGAGGACGCCATCCGAGGCGTGCTCGGCTTTACCTTCATGTACCTCCTCATCTTCGCGATCGCGACGCTGCTCATCGCCCTCGACGCCAGCCGCGTCGCCGCCATCGACAACATAACGCCGCTCGAGGCGTTCAGCGCGAGTCTCGCGACGATCGGGAACATCGGCCCCGGATTCGGGTTCCTCGGTCCGTTCGGCAGTTATCTGGACTTCCCGATCCCCTCGAAGCTCCTGATGATCTTCCTGATGTGGATCGGCCGCCTCGAGATCATCCCGGTCCTCGTCATGTTCACGGGCGGGTTCTGGACCCGCTGA
- a CDS encoding TrkA family potassium uptake protein has translation MYIVIVGAGDIGMPLIDIATRSGNEVVVIENDPERADRVASEYDCLVLNDDATAHDALLDAGIEKADALISTTDRDPTNIMVCLLGQEHEVPTIVSVVHDPEHMNVFRQIGVNTMENPQELIAEYLYRAVARPAIVDYMQIGEQAEVFEIRVTENAPIAGKTLIEAADEDLLSEDVLIVAIERDGQDQPITPRGETTVQAGDLLTVYSAFGADPELTDVFGHPEDRLR, from the coding sequence ATGTATATCGTCATCGTTGGTGCGGGCGATATCGGGATGCCGCTCATCGATATCGCGACCCGGTCGGGCAACGAGGTCGTCGTCATCGAGAACGACCCCGAACGCGCGGATCGCGTCGCCAGCGAGTACGACTGTCTGGTCCTGAACGACGATGCAACGGCCCACGACGCGCTTTTAGACGCTGGAATCGAGAAAGCGGACGCCCTGATCAGCACGACCGACCGCGACCCGACAAACATCATGGTTTGCCTGCTCGGGCAGGAACACGAGGTCCCCACGATCGTCTCGGTCGTTCACGATCCCGAGCACATGAACGTGTTCCGCCAGATCGGCGTCAACACGATGGAAAACCCCCAAGAGCTCATCGCCGAATACCTCTACCGAGCGGTCGCTCGCCCGGCGATCGTCGACTACATGCAGATCGGCGAACAGGCGGAGGTGTTCGAGATCCGGGTCACCGAAAACGCGCCGATCGCCGGCAAGACGCTCATCGAGGCGGCGGACGAGGATCTCCTCTCCGAGGACGTCCTGATCGTCGCGATCGAACGCGACGGACAGGACCAACCGATCACGCCGCGCGGAGAAACGACGGTCCAGGCCGGCGACTTGCTCACCGTCTACTCGGCGTTCGGTGCCGATCCCGAACTCACCGACGTGTTCGGCCACCCCGAAGACCGATTACGATGA
- a CDS encoding TrkH family potassium uptake protein, whose translation MNEAVETIGRDLGRMFQALAGLLFVSILIPIVWGEYYAIPALLVSGLIPFAIGYALSSRFRKATKPGKLHGMIIAALGWFCVAIFGSLPFVLIAWTVEFAPPILGEPSQTSTLAAFTNPLNALFESMSGFTGTGLTMTDNEEVLPRTLQWWRSFIEWVGGVGVIVLTTAILARPGSGSLTLYESEARSERIHPSIVSTVQTIWWIFILFTFVSILLLWVVGMPIWGAINHGMTGLATGGFSITDNSIATYDSAAIDFALLPIMLLGSIAFPVHYLILRGDLRNLYADLQTRWVFIYMGIGTALLTALVYVGDTYDSLFTAFRYGSFQFISAATCAGFQTAVDATNVALGRWPTQAQLTVSFGMLIGGAAGSTVGGIKLIRALTLLKGIRFRISDVFYPETAVRRLRINGRRLNEQEMRQEFEEAAIITALWLIFLGIGTFVLLLLLPQGEYTLENVLFEVASAQGNVGLSAGITGPESLPTLGKIMFLFNMWIGRLEIIPVLVLLRAGFRRGGLY comes from the coding sequence ATGAACGAGGCGGTGGAAACGATCGGCCGGGACTTGGGGCGCATGTTTCAGGCGCTCGCGGGTCTCCTGTTCGTCTCGATCCTCATTCCGATCGTCTGGGGCGAGTACTACGCGATTCCGGCGTTGCTCGTCTCCGGGTTGATTCCGTTCGCGATCGGCTACGCCCTGAGTTCGCGGTTCCGGAAGGCGACCAAGCCCGGCAAGCTTCACGGGATGATCATCGCCGCGTTGGGATGGTTCTGCGTCGCAATCTTTGGCTCACTTCCGTTCGTCCTCATCGCGTGGACGGTCGAGTTCGCGCCGCCGATCCTCGGCGAGCCCTCGCAGACGTCGACGCTAGCGGCATTTACGAACCCCCTCAACGCGCTGTTCGAGAGCATGAGCGGCTTTACGGGCACCGGACTGACGATGACCGACAACGAGGAGGTCCTGCCCCGCACGCTGCAGTGGTGGCGCTCGTTCATCGAGTGGGTCGGTGGCGTCGGCGTGATCGTCCTGACGACGGCGATCCTCGCTCGTCCCGGGAGCGGCTCTCTCACCCTCTACGAGAGCGAAGCCCGCTCGGAGCGTATCCATCCGAGCATCGTCTCGACCGTGCAGACGATCTGGTGGATCTTCATCCTCTTTACGTTCGTCTCGATCCTGCTGCTCTGGGTCGTCGGGATGCCGATCTGGGGCGCGATCAACCACGGCATGACCGGCCTCGCGACCGGCGGCTTCTCGATCACCGACAACTCGATCGCTACCTACGACAGCGCCGCCATCGACTTCGCGCTGCTGCCGATCATGCTGCTCGGCAGCATCGCGTTCCCGGTCCACTACCTCATCCTGCGGGGCGACCTGCGGAACCTCTACGCCGACCTTCAGACCCGCTGGGTGTTCATCTACATGGGGATCGGAACGGCCCTGCTCACCGCGTTAGTGTACGTCGGCGACACGTACGACTCCCTGTTTACGGCGTTCCGGTACGGCTCGTTCCAGTTCATCTCGGCGGCGACCTGTGCCGGCTTCCAGACCGCCGTCGACGCGACCAACGTGGCGCTCGGACGCTGGCCGACCCAAGCCCAGCTCACCGTCTCCTTCGGGATGCTCATCGGGGGCGCGGCCGGGTCGACGGTCGGCGGGATCAAGCTGATCCGGGCGCTCACGCTGCTGAAGGGCATCCGATTCCGTATCTCGGACGTCTTCTATCCGGAGACGGCCGTTCGCCGACTGCGGATCAACGGCCGCCGCCTCAACGAACAGGAGATGCGCCAGGAGTTCGAGGAAGCGGCGATCATCACCGCGCTCTGGTTGATCTTCCTCGGAATCGGCACGTTCGTGCTTCTGCTGTTGCTCCCGCAGGGCGAGTACACGCTCGAGAACGTGCTCTTCGAAGTCGCGAGCGCACAGGGGAACGTCGGCCTCTCCGCGGGGATCACCGGCCCCGAATCGCTGCCGACGCTCGGCAAGATCATGTTCCTCTTTAACATGTGGATCGGCCGCCTCGAGATCATTCCCGTCTTGGTGCTGCTACGAGCCGGCTTCCGCCGCGGAGGGCTCTACTAA
- the trkA gene encoding Trk system potassium transporter TrkA, translated as MYVIIVGAGEVGRSIAANLEDGHNVAVIDQDADLVEELTYSLDVLTIRGDGTDLETLREAGLKQADLVIACTDNDETNAVVCGAAKATSEVFTIARVRRRTLLETWQGSQGAFGVDFMVCTDLLTAQAIFRISGLPSAHDVDTFAGGLVRMAEFDIPTNSPIADRTVSEADCYDSLTFAAIFRDDEMVVTRGDTVIRGGDRVVVIGSPESINEFADEVARTPDEAEEVVIVGASEVGFQTAREFEDHGFRPRLIERDPERAREVAEALPNTMVMESDATNSEFLAREHVGEADVVIAALDSDEKNLLVSLLADRLGVDRTVAIIENPEYADLFETVGIDVAINPREETAEEIVRFTRTDNTEKVAMLEHDLAEVIEIEIGEESVLVGRNIAAATNDLPDGVVIGAISRGGEHITPRGSTVVQPGDHVIVFVDAAALDEVVELI; from the coding sequence GTGTACGTAATCATCGTCGGAGCCGGCGAGGTCGGCCGGTCGATCGCCGCCAATCTGGAGGACGGCCACAACGTGGCCGTCATCGATCAGGATGCCGATCTCGTCGAAGAACTCACCTACTCGCTGGACGTGCTCACGATCCGCGGCGACGGAACTGACCTCGAGACGCTGCGCGAGGCCGGCCTCAAGCAAGCGGATCTCGTCATCGCCTGTACGGACAACGACGAGACGAACGCGGTCGTCTGCGGCGCGGCGAAGGCGACGAGCGAGGTGTTTACCATCGCGCGGGTCCGCCGCCGCACGCTGCTCGAGACGTGGCAGGGGTCACAGGGAGCCTTCGGCGTCGACTTCATGGTCTGTACGGACCTGCTGACCGCGCAGGCGATCTTCCGGATTTCCGGCCTCCCGAGCGCACACGACGTGGACACGTTCGCCGGCGGCCTCGTCCGCATGGCCGAGTTCGACATTCCGACGAACAGCCCGATCGCGGACCGGACCGTCAGCGAGGCCGACTGCTACGATTCGCTCACGTTTGCCGCCATCTTCCGGGACGACGAGATGGTCGTCACCAGAGGCGACACGGTCATTCGGGGCGGGGACCGGGTCGTCGTCATCGGCAGTCCGGAGTCGATCAACGAGTTCGCCGACGAGGTCGCCCGAACGCCGGACGAGGCCGAGGAGGTCGTCATCGTCGGTGCCAGCGAGGTCGGTTTCCAGACCGCCCGCGAGTTCGAGGACCACGGGTTCCGTCCGCGGCTGATCGAACGGGATCCCGAACGGGCCCGCGAGGTCGCCGAAGCGCTCCCGAATACGATGGTCATGGAGAGCGACGCGACCAACTCCGAGTTCCTCGCCCGCGAACACGTCGGCGAGGCCGACGTCGTGATCGCCGCCCTCGACAGCGACGAGAAGAACCTACTCGTCTCCCTGCTCGCCGACCGGCTCGGCGTCGATCGGACCGTCGCTATCATCGAGAATCCCGAGTACGCCGACCTCTTCGAGACGGTCGGCATCGACGTCGCGATCAATCCCCGCGAGGAGACCGCCGAGGAGATCGTCCGCTTTACCCGGACCGATAACACCGAGAAGGTCGCGATGCTCGAGCACGACCTCGCGGAGGTCATCGAGATCGAGATCGGGGAAGAGAGCGTCCTCGTCGGCCGGAACATCGCCGCCGCGACGAACGACCTCCCCGACGGCGTCGTCATCGGTGCGATCTCCCGGGGCGGCGAACACATCACGCCGCGCGGATCGACGGTCGTCCAGCCCGGCGACCACGTCATCGTCTTCGTCGACGCGGCGGCACTCGACGAGGTCGTCGAACTGATTTAG